In Oncorhynchus gorbuscha isolate QuinsamMale2020 ecotype Even-year linkage group LG08, OgorEven_v1.0, whole genome shotgun sequence, one genomic interval encodes:
- the LOC124041028 gene encoding patched domain-containing protein 3 isoform X1 — protein sequence MAKFRTDCIEKPIRMCFRIIGHFIGTHPWWFFIIPVIISTALGSGFYFLEDRTSNDIEEEFTPLEGPAKMERKFIQEYFPQNESMFSSLRLNTDGIYACFIATSKTNILTVPHLEDILVLDSKVRNMTVEFEDELLQYVDICATVNGSCSSNAILNIIDYNASNVDLINWTFPTHTSTSGSVSLRSTLGSVKINNSIVQSAKAIQFFYYLTEFNQSRSVLWLTEFIKLLSEESTNVTEVSYSTSMSRQWEFEKVPKSIVPLFSITYTITMSFTIVSCLRLDNVRNKVWVATIGVFSTGLAVLSSFGMLLLMDAKFVMTVSTCPFLILGIGIDDMFIMISCWQKTNVHDSVVDRLADTYQDAAISISITTITDVLALYLGYSSPFRSVQTFCLYAGTAILFCYIYNIIFLGAFLALNGQRETSNRHWFTCVKIPVDCPPGKSRRYAICCVGGAYDHDTGTEEEQPISGFFGKYYGPFLTQKWTKASIVVLYTGYLAISFYGCFELKEGIDLGNLASDDSYISKYYKDESMHFSHYGPNVMVAVDKSLAYWEEEQRKTLNSCITDFKKLAYVDKNFFLSWLDSFQVFANDLDINSENTFKRNLLHFLEKRPMTWQDIHFDADNKIRSSRFFLQMLNISTTKQQKDMLISLRITAKKCPIALVVYHPSFIYLDQYTVIVDNTIQTIVVATVLMLAISLLLIPNPLCSLWVAFSIGSVIVGVVGFMALWDVSLDSISMINLIICIGFSVNFSAHVSYAFVSSTKADSNEKAVDALAHLGFPIVQGAVSTLLGVVALSFSENYIFRTFFKLIFLVITFGLVHGVAFLPVFLTFVGMCRNG from the exons ATGGCGAAATTCCGCACAGACTGCATAGAAAAACCGATCCGCATGTGTTTTAGAATAATCGGTCACTTCATAGGAACACATCCTTGGTGGTTCTTCATCATCCCTGTCATTATCTCAACAGCATTAGGTAGTGGATTTTACTTTTTGgaagacagaacatctaatgacATTGAAGAGGAGTTTACACCTCTAGAGGGACCGGCCAAGATGGAGAGAAAGTTTATTCAAGAATATTTCCCACAAAATGAATCCATGTTTTCCAGCTTGAGGTTGAACACAGATGGAATATATGCATGTTTCATCGCCACATCCAAGACAAACATTTTGACAGTGCCACATCTTGAGGACATATTAGTCTTGGACAGCAAAGTTCGGAACATGACTGTGGAGTTTGAGGATGAACTGTTGCAATATGTGGATATTTGCGCAACAGTGAATGGAAGTTGTTCCTCCAATGCCATATTGAACATTATAGACTACAATGCCAGCAATGTTGATCTTATTAATTGGACTTTTCCAACACATACTTCTACATCTGGCAGTGTTTCCTTGAGGTCAACACTTGGTAGTGTGAAAATAAACAACTCAATTGTTCAAAGTGCCAAGGCAATACAATTTTTTTACTATTTAACAGAATTCAACCAATCAAGAAGCGTCCTTTGGCTGACTGAGTTTATTAAGTTGCTCTCAGAAGAATCAACAAATGTCACAGAG GTGTCGTATTCTACATCCATGTCAAGACAGTGGGAATTCGAGAAAGTTCCAAAGTCTATTGTTCCTCTTTTCTCAATAACATATACTATTACCATGTCTTTTACAATTGTTTCATGTTTAAG GTTGGACAACGTGAGGAATAAGGTGTGGGTGGCCACCATTGGAGTCTTTTCTACAGGACTAGCAGTTCTTTCAAGTTTCGGGATGCTGTTGTTAATGGATGCGAAGTTCGTCATGACTGTTTCTACCTGCCCATTCTTGATACTGG GTATTGGAATTGACGACATGTTCATCATGATTTCCTGTTGGCAGAAGACCAATGTCCATGATAGCGTGGTGGATCGTCTGGCCGACACCTACCAAGATGctgccatctccatctctataaccACGATAACGGATGTCCTGGCGCTGTACCTGGGATACAGCTCACCCTTTCGCTCTGTTCAGACCTTCTGTCTTTACGCCGGCACAGCTATCCTTTTCTGTTACATCTACAACATCATATTCCTTGGTGCGTTTTTAGCACTGAATGGCCAGAGGGAAACTAGTAACCGGCATTGGTTCACCTGTGTGAAGATTCCAGTGGATTGTCCTCCTGGGAAGTCGAGAAGGTATGCAATCTGCTGCGTTGGTGGGGCCTATGATCATGACACCGGGACAGAGGAGGAGCAACCAATTAGCGGCTTCTTTGGGAAGTATTACGGTCCATTTCTGACCCAGAAATGGACCAAAGCGTCCATTGTGGTTCTCTACACCGGGTATCTGGCTATCAGCTTCTATGGATGTTTTGAACTGAAGGAGGGTATTGACCTAGGGAACCTGGCTTCAGATGATTCCTACATTTCCAAATATTACAAAGACGAAAGTATGCACTTCTCTCACTATGGTCCAAACGTTATGGTGGCTGTTGATAAGTCACTTGCCTACTGGGAAGAAGAGCAGCGCAAAACTCTCAACTCCTGCATTACAGATTTTAAAAAGTTGGCATATGTTGACAAAAACTTCTTTCTTTCCTGGCTAGATTCTTTCCAAGTTTTTGCAAATGATCTTGATATAAACTCTGAAAATACCTTCAAAAGAAACCTCCTTCACTTCTTGGAAAAACGTCCAATGACCTGGCAGGACATTCATTTCGATGCAGATAACAAGATCCGCTCGTCTCGCTTCTTTCTTCAGATGCTAAACATCAGCACGACAAAGCAACAGAAGGACATGCTGATAAGCCTCAGAATAACTGCTAAAAAATGCCCCATCGCATTAGTGGTTTATCATCCATCGTTTATCTACTTAGACCAGTACACTGTTATTGTGGATAACACCATCCAGACGATCGTGGTTGCCACAGTGTTGATGCTGGCGATCTCCTTACTCCTGATACCCAACCCGCTCTGTTCGCTGTGGGTGGCGTTCTCCATTGGGTCGGTCATTGTGGGTGTAGTTGGATTCATGGCACTATGGGACGTGTCCCTGGACTCAATCTCCATGATAAATCTGATCATCTGTATCGGTTTCTCAGTCAACTTTTCCGCCCATGTCTCGTACGCCTTTGTCTCGAGCACCAAGGCCGACTCGAACGAAAAGGCCGTGGATGCGCTGGCCCACCTCGGGTTTCCCATAGTGCAAGGAGCTGTCTCCACCCTTTTAGGGGTGGTGGCGCTCTCTTTCTCAGAAAACTACATCTTCAGGACTTTTTTCAAACTCATTTTTTTGGTTATTACGTTCGGGCTGGTTCACGGTGTTGCTTTCCTTCCTGTGTTTTTGACATTTGTTGGCATGTGCAGAAATGGGTGA
- the LOC124041028 gene encoding patched domain-containing protein 3 isoform X2, with protein sequence MLLLMDAKFVMTVSTCPFLILGIGIDDMFIMISCWQKTNVHDSVVDRLADTYQDAAISISITTITDVLALYLGYSSPFRSVQTFCLYAGTAILFCYIYNIIFLGAFLALNGQRETSNRHWFTCVKIPVDCPPGKSRRYAICCVGGAYDHDTGTEEEQPISGFFGKYYGPFLTQKWTKASIVVLYTGYLAISFYGCFELKEGIDLGNLASDDSYISKYYKDESMHFSHYGPNVMVAVDKSLAYWEEEQRKTLNSCITDFKKLAYVDKNFFLSWLDSFQVFANDLDINSENTFKRNLLHFLEKRPMTWQDIHFDADNKIRSSRFFLQMLNISTTKQQKDMLISLRITAKKCPIALVVYHPSFIYLDQYTVIVDNTIQTIVVATVLMLAISLLLIPNPLCSLWVAFSIGSVIVGVVGFMALWDVSLDSISMINLIICIGFSVNFSAHVSYAFVSSTKADSNEKAVDALAHLGFPIVQGAVSTLLGVVALSFSENYIFRTFFKLIFLVITFGLVHGVAFLPVFLTFVGMCRNG encoded by the exons ATGCTGTTGTTAATGGATGCGAAGTTCGTCATGACTGTTTCTACCTGCCCATTCTTGATACTGG GTATTGGAATTGACGACATGTTCATCATGATTTCCTGTTGGCAGAAGACCAATGTCCATGATAGCGTGGTGGATCGTCTGGCCGACACCTACCAAGATGctgccatctccatctctataaccACGATAACGGATGTCCTGGCGCTGTACCTGGGATACAGCTCACCCTTTCGCTCTGTTCAGACCTTCTGTCTTTACGCCGGCACAGCTATCCTTTTCTGTTACATCTACAACATCATATTCCTTGGTGCGTTTTTAGCACTGAATGGCCAGAGGGAAACTAGTAACCGGCATTGGTTCACCTGTGTGAAGATTCCAGTGGATTGTCCTCCTGGGAAGTCGAGAAGGTATGCAATCTGCTGCGTTGGTGGGGCCTATGATCATGACACCGGGACAGAGGAGGAGCAACCAATTAGCGGCTTCTTTGGGAAGTATTACGGTCCATTTCTGACCCAGAAATGGACCAAAGCGTCCATTGTGGTTCTCTACACCGGGTATCTGGCTATCAGCTTCTATGGATGTTTTGAACTGAAGGAGGGTATTGACCTAGGGAACCTGGCTTCAGATGATTCCTACATTTCCAAATATTACAAAGACGAAAGTATGCACTTCTCTCACTATGGTCCAAACGTTATGGTGGCTGTTGATAAGTCACTTGCCTACTGGGAAGAAGAGCAGCGCAAAACTCTCAACTCCTGCATTACAGATTTTAAAAAGTTGGCATATGTTGACAAAAACTTCTTTCTTTCCTGGCTAGATTCTTTCCAAGTTTTTGCAAATGATCTTGATATAAACTCTGAAAATACCTTCAAAAGAAACCTCCTTCACTTCTTGGAAAAACGTCCAATGACCTGGCAGGACATTCATTTCGATGCAGATAACAAGATCCGCTCGTCTCGCTTCTTTCTTCAGATGCTAAACATCAGCACGACAAAGCAACAGAAGGACATGCTGATAAGCCTCAGAATAACTGCTAAAAAATGCCCCATCGCATTAGTGGTTTATCATCCATCGTTTATCTACTTAGACCAGTACACTGTTATTGTGGATAACACCATCCAGACGATCGTGGTTGCCACAGTGTTGATGCTGGCGATCTCCTTACTCCTGATACCCAACCCGCTCTGTTCGCTGTGGGTGGCGTTCTCCATTGGGTCGGTCATTGTGGGTGTAGTTGGATTCATGGCACTATGGGACGTGTCCCTGGACTCAATCTCCATGATAAATCTGATCATCTGTATCGGTTTCTCAGTCAACTTTTCCGCCCATGTCTCGTACGCCTTTGTCTCGAGCACCAAGGCCGACTCGAACGAAAAGGCCGTGGATGCGCTGGCCCACCTCGGGTTTCCCATAGTGCAAGGAGCTGTCTCCACCCTTTTAGGGGTGGTGGCGCTCTCTTTCTCAGAAAACTACATCTTCAGGACTTTTTTCAAACTCATTTTTTTGGTTATTACGTTCGGGCTGGTTCACGGTGTTGCTTTCCTTCCTGTGTTTTTGACATTTGTTGGCATGTGCAGAAATGGGTGA